The following proteins are encoded in a genomic region of Vidua macroura isolate BioBank_ID:100142 chromosome 10, ASM2450914v1, whole genome shotgun sequence:
- the B3GNT7 gene encoding UDP-GlcNAc:betaGal beta-1,3-N-acetylglucosaminyltransferase 7, translating to MFQWKKTIYKTVCLSFLLVITVTVLQRGMAPNHFMQGQQQKELPPSEPLKSQKRDNTFSISSTFWKTKKEKAPVKEESVTAKQTKSWDVTTTNCSANQNFSKVDWFKGLEPNFQQFLLYRHCRYFPMLINHPEKCSGDVYLLIVVKSIITQHDRREAIRRTWGQEKEVEGKRIRTLFLLGTASKEEERANHQKLLDYENHIYGDILQWDFLDSFFNLTLKEVHFLKWVDIYCDNVRFIFKGDDDVFVSPSNILEFLEDKKEGEDLFVGDVLYRARPIRKKENKYYIPSALYNKNIYPPYAGGGGFIMDGALAKRLHKASETLELYPIDDVFLGMCLEILKVSPVGHEGFKTFGIVKNKNSKMNKEPCFYRSMLVVHKLLPPELLQMWDLVHSNLTCSRKLNVL from the exons ATGTTCCAGTG GAAGAAGACCATCTACAAAACAGTTTGTCTCTCCTTCTTGCTGGTCATTACAGTGACGGTGCTACAGCGTGGAATGGCCCCAAACCACTTCatgcagggccagcagcagaaagaaCTGCCCCCTTCAGAGCCCTTGAAATCACAGAAGAGAGACAACACCTTCTCCATCAGCAGCACTTTCTGGAAGACCAAGAAGGAGAAAGCTCCTGTGAAGGAGGAGAGCGtgacagcaaagcaaacaaaatcctGGGATGTCACCACTACCAACTGCTCAGCCAACCAGAACTTCAGCAAGGTGGATTGGTTCAAAGGGCTGGAGCCCAACTTCCAGCAGTTCCTGCTCTATCGGCACTGCCGCTACTTCCCCATGCTGATCAACCACCCAGAGAAGTGCAGCGGGGATGTCTACCTGCTCATTGTGGTCAAGTCCATCATCACGCAGCACGACCGCCGCGAGGCCATCCGGAGGACCTGGGGCCAAGAGAAGGAGGTGGAGGGCAAGAGGATCAGGACGCTGTTCTTGCTGGGCACTGCCtccaaggaggaggagagagccAACCACCAGAAACTACTAGATTATGAGAACCACATCTATGGGGACATCTTGCAGTGGGATTTCCTGGACAGCTTCTTCAACCTCACCCTCAAAGAGGTCCATTTCCTGAAGTGGGTCGACATCTACTGTGACAACGTCCGCTTCATCTTCAAAGGCGATGACGATGTGTTTGTGAGTCCCAGCAATATCCTGGAGTTCCTGGAGGAcaagaaggagggagaggacCTCTTTGTGGGGGATGTCCTCTACAGGGCCAGGCCAATCCGTAAGAAAGAGAACAAGTACTACATCCCCAGTGCCCTCTACAACAAAAACATCTACCCACCCTATGCAGGGGGTGGGGGCTTCATCATGGATGGAGCCCTGGCCAAGAGGCTGCATAAGGCCTCAGAGACACTGGAGCTGTACCCCATCGATGACGTCTTCCTAGGGATGTGCTTGGAAATCCTTAAAGTGTCACCTGTTGGGCACGAGGGCTTCAAAACTTTTGGCATTGTGAAAAACAAGAACAGCAAGATGAACAAGGAGCCGTGTTTTTACCGGAGTATGTTGGTGGTTCATAAACTGCTGCCTCCAGAGTTGCTCCAAATGTGGGATTTGGTCCACAGTAACTTAACATGCTCAAGAAAACTCAATGTCCTTTAG